A window of Akkermansia muciniphila contains these coding sequences:
- a CDS encoding ankyrin repeat domain-containing protein, whose amino-acid sequence MTYYSRLLLSAAVFLGCSPAVRAVTPEEGRRLYLEAKEGNAESQYRMGLCFLKGDGVKRSPSQAKFWFSKAARQGHRTAERSLRLIPKKAPLPVDPSADRATREKKGLELYEYLYKLKDYRPARESTTTSVTINGKRKYDKLPEQGTKPELSKVSAFIRAGADVNYQGEGIRGDNSCALALALDMQFFELADLLIANGADVNLEIGRSDEYKNASSSLLARHYFNPRAPQAAYLLEHGADPDYVCNDGKTLLISAARYGNEESVRFLLENGADPNKPNGKPRLGHYKPANSETALWVLADVSGLQENSINAAAKLLIEHKADVNFRARGGATPLDRAIATGKSSLARILKEAGAKTSRELDGK is encoded by the coding sequence ATGACCTACTACTCCCGTCTGCTGTTGTCAGCCGCCGTCTTCCTCGGCTGTTCGCCCGCCGTCCGCGCCGTCACCCCGGAAGAAGGAAGGCGCCTTTACCTGGAAGCGAAGGAAGGAAATGCGGAATCCCAGTACCGTATGGGCCTCTGCTTCCTGAAGGGAGATGGCGTCAAGCGCAGCCCCTCCCAGGCCAAATTCTGGTTTTCCAAGGCGGCCAGGCAGGGGCACCGCACGGCGGAACGCTCCCTGCGCCTGATTCCCAAAAAGGCTCCGCTGCCCGTGGACCCTTCCGCCGACCGCGCCACCCGGGAGAAGAAGGGGCTGGAATTGTATGAGTACCTGTACAAGCTGAAGGATTACAGGCCCGCGCGGGAAAGCACAACCACCTCCGTCACCATCAACGGCAAGAGGAAGTATGACAAGCTGCCGGAACAGGGAACGAAGCCGGAGCTTTCCAAAGTGAGCGCCTTCATCCGCGCCGGGGCGGACGTGAACTACCAGGGTGAGGGCATCAGGGGGGATAATTCCTGCGCTCTGGCCCTGGCGCTGGACATGCAGTTTTTTGAATTGGCGGACCTCCTGATTGCCAACGGGGCGGACGTCAATCTGGAAATTGGCCGGTCTGACGAGTATAAAAACGCTTCTTCCTCCCTTCTTGCCAGGCATTATTTCAATCCCAGGGCTCCGCAGGCAGCCTATCTGCTGGAGCACGGGGCGGACCCGGATTATGTGTGCAACGACGGCAAAACACTGCTGATTTCCGCCGCCAGGTACGGGAATGAGGAGAGCGTCAGGTTCCTGCTGGAAAACGGTGCGGACCCCAATAAACCCAACGGCAAGCCGCGGCTAGGCCATTACAAGCCGGCCAATTCGGAAACGGCCCTTTGGGTGCTCGCGGACGTTTCCGGCCTTCAGGAAAATTCCATAAACGCCGCCGCCAAATTGTTGATTGAGCACAAGGCGGACGTGAACTTCCGCGCCAGGGGCGGAGCCACTCCCCTGGACCGCGCCATCGCCACCGGAAAGAGCAGCCTGGCGCGCATCCTGAAAGAAGCAGGGGCCAAAACCTCCAGGGAATTAGACGGCAAATAA
- a CDS encoding DNA-deoxyinosine glycosylase — MKKCSFPPSVTPECSVLVLGSLPGDESLRQAQYYAHPRNAFWKIMGTLLGFDPSLPYGERLSLLNRGGVGLWDVVASGVRPGSLDQHISQEQPNDIAALLECFPGICTVCCNGTASHKYLKRYFPELFLRETPAIIQMPSTSPAAARLTYEQKFRAYEEILVPRLRQGGEKG, encoded by the coding sequence GTGAAGAAATGCTCCTTCCCTCCCTCCGTCACGCCGGAATGCTCCGTGCTGGTGCTCGGCTCCCTGCCGGGGGATGAATCCCTGCGGCAGGCCCAGTATTACGCCCATCCGCGCAACGCCTTCTGGAAAATCATGGGCACCCTGCTGGGTTTTGACCCCTCTTTGCCGTATGGGGAACGCCTGTCCCTGCTCAACCGGGGCGGGGTGGGGCTGTGGGACGTGGTGGCCTCCGGCGTCAGGCCCGGCAGCCTGGACCAGCACATCTCCCAGGAACAGCCCAATGACATTGCCGCCCTGCTGGAATGTTTTCCCGGCATTTGCACGGTCTGCTGCAACGGAACCGCCTCCCATAAATACCTCAAGCGGTATTTTCCGGAACTATTCCTCCGGGAAACCCCTGCCATCATCCAGATGCCCTCCACCAGTCCGGCGGCGGCGCGGCTGACGTATGAGCAGAAATTCCGCGCCTATGAGGAAATTCTTGTCCCCCGCCTCCGGCAGGGAGGGGAAAAAGGCTGA
- the carB gene encoding carbamoyl-phosphate synthase large subunit yields the protein MAKREDIRKILIIGSGPIIIGQACEFDYSGTQACKALRAEGYDVVLVNSNPATIMTDPGMADHTYIEPLTVDRITAVIEKERPDALLPNLGGQTALNLASKLNEEGILKQYNVEVIGVDLEAIARGEDRIIFKETMDKIGVPVAKSEPVYTVEEAEKVAAELGYPVVLRPAYTMGGTGGGIVYNVEELRQIVPRGLAASLINQVLVEECVLGWEELELEVVRDAKGEKITVCFIENVDPMGVHTGDSFCVAPMLTVPQEVQDRLQDYSYRILDAIGVTGGTNVQFAHNREDNRIIVIEINPRTSRSSALASKATGFPIASVSTKLASGITMDELPYWRKGSLEKYEPYGDYVVVKFARWAFEKFPKAADKLGTQMKAVGEVMSIGQNFKEAFQKAVRSLEIGRAGLGRVKKLEALTTPELREKITYGNSERFFQIYELLRRGVTVEEIVKLTRITPFFIEQMKELADFDFSLDGQDWDSLPVETLRQAKKMGFSDKYLAQIFNVPEKAIRTRRQENGITAAYRIVPVSGVEHAEYYYSTYSGAEDEVPVNDKKKIMILGGGPNRIGQGIEFDYTCVHAAFTLRDNGYESIMVNCNPETVSTDFDTANKLYFEPVTVEDVLAIYEKEKPEGVIVQFGGQTPLNIAQALKDAGVKIMGTQPEGIRLAEDREYFRERMIALNILQPESGTARSLEEAVELGRQIGYPVMVRPSFVLGGRGMEVIYDEENLKRYGVEAIQVSPEYPMLIDRFLDNAIEAEVDALADGTDTFVATVMEHIELAGIHSGDSACAIPPVTIAPKHVRTIEEHAAKIAKDFQVKGILNVQFAICDDEVYIIEANPRASRTVPIVSKVTGISMARHATEIMLGKKLKDLGLKPRACRFIGVKEAVFPFNMFPEVDPVLGPEMRATGEVMGIADNFGMAYYKAQEAAGCILPTSGKVLVTVSDRDKKFIEPIARDLISLGFKIVSTGGTAEYLRGQGVETEVVNKLHEGRPNLGDMITNKQIDLIINTPVDRTSMIDDSFIRMQSIQKKIPYMTTIAAARATVEGIRSAQHVKVSPRSLQEYHS from the coding sequence ATGGCAAAACGCGAAGACATCCGCAAAATCCTCATCATCGGCTCAGGCCCCATCATCATCGGCCAGGCCTGCGAGTTCGACTACTCCGGCACCCAGGCCTGCAAGGCCCTGCGCGCTGAAGGCTACGACGTCGTTCTGGTGAACTCCAACCCCGCCACCATCATGACGGACCCCGGCATGGCGGACCACACCTACATTGAGCCTCTGACCGTGGACCGCATCACGGCCGTGATTGAAAAGGAACGCCCGGATGCCCTGCTGCCCAACCTCGGCGGCCAGACGGCCCTGAACCTGGCCTCCAAGCTGAACGAGGAAGGCATCCTGAAGCAGTACAACGTGGAAGTCATCGGCGTGGACCTGGAAGCCATCGCCCGCGGTGAGGACCGCATCATCTTCAAGGAAACCATGGACAAGATCGGCGTGCCGGTGGCCAAGTCCGAACCCGTCTATACCGTGGAGGAAGCGGAAAAGGTGGCCGCCGAGCTGGGGTACCCCGTCGTGCTCCGCCCCGCCTACACCATGGGCGGCACGGGCGGCGGCATCGTGTACAATGTGGAGGAACTGCGCCAGATCGTCCCCCGCGGCCTGGCCGCCTCACTGATCAACCAGGTGCTGGTGGAAGAATGCGTGCTGGGCTGGGAAGAACTGGAACTGGAAGTCGTGCGTGACGCCAAGGGCGAGAAGATCACCGTCTGCTTCATTGAAAACGTGGACCCCATGGGCGTGCACACCGGGGACAGCTTCTGCGTGGCCCCCATGCTGACCGTTCCGCAGGAAGTGCAGGACAGGCTTCAGGACTACTCCTACCGCATTCTGGACGCCATCGGCGTCACGGGCGGCACGAACGTGCAGTTTGCCCACAACCGTGAGGACAACCGCATCATCGTTATTGAAATCAATCCCCGCACGTCCCGCTCCTCCGCCCTGGCCTCCAAGGCCACCGGCTTCCCCATCGCCTCCGTCTCCACCAAGCTGGCCTCCGGCATCACGATGGACGAGCTGCCCTACTGGCGCAAGGGCTCCCTGGAAAAGTACGAGCCTTACGGCGACTACGTAGTCGTCAAGTTCGCCCGCTGGGCCTTTGAAAAGTTCCCCAAGGCAGCCGACAAGCTGGGTACCCAGATGAAGGCCGTGGGGGAAGTGATGAGCATCGGCCAGAACTTCAAGGAAGCCTTCCAGAAGGCCGTGCGCTCCCTGGAAATCGGCCGTGCCGGGCTGGGCCGCGTGAAGAAGCTGGAAGCCCTCACCACGCCGGAACTGCGTGAAAAGATCACGTACGGCAACAGCGAACGCTTCTTCCAGATTTATGAACTCCTGCGCCGCGGCGTGACCGTGGAGGAAATCGTGAAGCTGACCCGCATCACCCCGTTCTTCATTGAACAGATGAAGGAACTGGCGGACTTTGACTTCTCCCTGGACGGCCAGGACTGGGATTCCCTGCCTGTGGAAACCCTGCGCCAGGCGAAGAAAATGGGCTTCTCCGACAAGTATCTGGCCCAGATCTTCAACGTGCCTGAAAAGGCCATCCGCACCCGCCGCCAGGAAAACGGCATCACTGCCGCCTACCGCATCGTGCCCGTCAGCGGCGTGGAACACGCGGAATACTACTACTCCACCTACAGCGGCGCAGAGGATGAAGTGCCCGTGAACGACAAGAAGAAGATCATGATCCTGGGCGGCGGTCCCAACCGCATCGGCCAGGGCATTGAGTTCGACTACACCTGCGTGCACGCCGCCTTCACCCTGCGCGACAACGGGTATGAATCCATCATGGTGAACTGCAACCCGGAAACGGTCTCCACGGACTTTGACACGGCCAACAAGCTGTACTTTGAACCCGTGACCGTGGAAGACGTGCTGGCTATTTACGAGAAGGAAAAGCCGGAAGGCGTCATCGTCCAGTTCGGCGGCCAGACCCCGCTCAACATCGCCCAGGCCCTCAAGGACGCCGGGGTGAAGATCATGGGCACCCAGCCGGAAGGCATCCGCCTGGCGGAAGACCGCGAATACTTCCGCGAACGCATGATCGCCCTGAATATTCTCCAGCCGGAAAGCGGCACCGCCCGCTCCCTGGAAGAAGCCGTGGAACTGGGCCGCCAGATCGGCTACCCGGTGATGGTGCGCCCCTCCTTCGTGCTGGGCGGACGCGGCATGGAAGTCATTTACGATGAAGAAAACCTGAAGCGCTACGGCGTGGAGGCCATCCAGGTCAGCCCGGAATACCCCATGCTGATCGACCGCTTCCTGGACAACGCCATTGAAGCGGAAGTGGACGCGCTGGCCGACGGCACGGACACCTTCGTGGCCACCGTGATGGAACACATTGAGCTGGCCGGCATCCACTCCGGGGACTCCGCCTGCGCCATTCCTCCCGTGACCATCGCCCCCAAGCACGTCCGCACTATTGAGGAACACGCCGCCAAGATCGCCAAGGACTTCCAGGTGAAGGGCATCCTGAACGTGCAGTTCGCCATCTGCGATGACGAGGTATACATCATTGAAGCCAACCCCCGCGCCTCCCGCACGGTGCCCATCGTCTCCAAGGTCACGGGCATCTCCATGGCGCGCCACGCCACGGAAATCATGCTGGGCAAGAAGCTCAAGGACCTGGGGCTGAAGCCGCGCGCCTGCCGCTTCATCGGCGTGAAGGAAGCCGTCTTCCCGTTCAACATGTTCCCGGAAGTGGACCCCGTCCTGGGACCGGAAATGCGCGCCACGGGTGAAGTCATGGGCATTGCGGACAACTTCGGCATGGCCTACTACAAGGCCCAGGAAGCCGCAGGCTGCATCCTGCCCACCTCCGGCAAGGTGCTCGTCACCGTCTCCGACCGTGACAAGAAGTTCATTGAACCCATCGCCCGGGACCTCATCTCCCTGGGCTTCAAGATCGTCTCCACCGGAGGCACCGCGGAATACCTGCGCGGCCAGGGCGTGGAAACGGAAGTGGTCAACAAGCTGCATGAAGGCCGCCCGAACCTGGGCGACATGATCACCAACAAGCAGATTGACCTGATCATCAACACTCCGGTGGACCGCACCAGCATGATTGACGACTCCTTCATCCGCATGCAGTCCATCCAGAAGAAGATTCCGTACATGACTACCATCGCCGCCGCCAGGGCCACGGTGGAGGGCATCCGCTCCGCACAGCACGTGAAGGTGTCCCCCCGCTCTCTCCAGGAATATCATTCCTGA
- a CDS encoding PP2C family protein-serine/threonine phosphatase — MSGLHGDQILGARSNQQDSFSILAADDALVMVLADGMGGYTGGELASRAAVEGFSRTFEREGRAAPGKRLKDAVHAANEQVRIARKKRGSNDEMGTTLVAAWIGAEGLRWASVGDSLLLLVREEQMFLLNALHQYSSELEQMVEEGSITREEALCHPARHSLTSALMGKEVPHVDLRDDCFSLLPGDRLLVASDGVGPYLDSLGPAGMRYLSMLSAEELVRSVLDGIIRDGAPNQDNATLVCAEITEA, encoded by the coding sequence GTGTCCGGATTACATGGGGACCAGATTCTGGGTGCCCGGAGCAATCAGCAGGATTCCTTTTCCATCCTGGCGGCGGATGATGCGCTGGTGATGGTTCTGGCGGATGGCATGGGGGGCTATACCGGAGGGGAGCTGGCCAGCCGTGCCGCCGTGGAAGGATTTTCACGGACGTTTGAACGGGAGGGGCGTGCCGCCCCCGGAAAGAGGCTGAAGGACGCCGTGCACGCGGCCAATGAACAGGTGCGGATTGCCCGGAAAAAGAGAGGCTCCAACGATGAAATGGGCACTACCCTGGTAGCCGCCTGGATTGGCGCGGAGGGGCTGCGCTGGGCCAGCGTGGGGGATTCCCTTCTCCTGCTGGTCCGGGAGGAACAAATGTTTTTGCTCAATGCACTGCACCAATATTCCTCGGAATTGGAACAGATGGTGGAGGAAGGCTCCATCACCAGGGAGGAGGCCTTGTGCCATCCCGCGCGCCATTCCCTGACTTCCGCCCTGATGGGGAAGGAGGTGCCCCACGTGGACCTGAGGGATGACTGTTTCTCCCTGCTGCCGGGAGACCGCCTGCTGGTGGCCAGTGACGGAGTGGGGCCTTACCTGGACTCCCTGGGGCCTGCCGGCATGCGTTACCTGTCCATGCTTTCCGCGGAGGAATTGGTGCGTTCCGTGCTGGACGGCATCATCAGGGATGGCGCTCCCAACCAGGACAACGCCACGCTGGTTTGTGCGGAGATAACAGAGGCATAA
- a CDS encoding class I SAM-dependent methyltransferase, producing the protein MDNTGKFTGKAASYTQGRRGYPEALLDMLAQEEGGAPLRAADAGSGTGILSRAMLERGWTVYGVEPNNDMREEAERLLREFPLFHSVPGTAEHTLLPDASVDLVTAAQAFHWFDAAAFKRECRRILVPGGKIALIWNSRVEDAPAVLEEGRIHRLYCPRFYGFSGGLADLQERIADFFDHHFQVFRFPNELSYTREQYIRRMLSSSYSPGEREEGYAAWLEALNHLFGRFQTGGKLTIPHETVAYLG; encoded by the coding sequence ATGGATAATACAGGCAAATTCACCGGAAAAGCCGCTTCCTACACCCAGGGCCGCCGCGGTTATCCGGAGGCGCTCCTTGACATGCTGGCGCAGGAAGAAGGGGGGGCACCCCTCCGCGCAGCGGATGCGGGCTCCGGCACGGGCATTCTGTCCCGCGCCATGCTGGAGCGCGGCTGGACCGTGTATGGCGTGGAACCCAATAATGACATGAGGGAAGAAGCGGAGAGGCTGTTGAGGGAGTTTCCCCTTTTCCATTCCGTGCCCGGCACGGCGGAACATACCCTGCTTCCGGATGCTTCCGTAGACCTGGTGACGGCAGCGCAGGCATTCCACTGGTTTGATGCTGCCGCGTTTAAACGGGAATGCCGCCGCATCCTGGTTCCGGGAGGAAAGATTGCCCTGATCTGGAATTCCAGGGTGGAAGACGCTCCGGCGGTTCTGGAGGAAGGGCGCATCCATCGCCTGTACTGTCCCCGGTTTTACGGGTTCAGCGGAGGACTGGCGGATCTTCAGGAGAGGATAGCCGATTTTTTTGACCACCATTTCCAGGTTTTCCGTTTTCCGAACGAGCTGTCTTATACACGGGAACAGTACATCAGGCGCATGCTTTCCTCTTCCTATTCCCCCGGAGAGCGGGAAGAGGGCTATGCCGCGTGGCTGGAAGCTCTCAATCACCTGTTTGGCCGCTTCCAAACGGGTGGAAAGCTCACGATTCCCCATGAAACCGTTGCCTATCTTGGATAA